From Amycolatopsis sp. WQ 127309:
GTCGACGGCGACCGCGACGCCGACCGTCGCGAAGTCGCCGACCCGGCGTTCCAGCTTGAGGTAGCCACCCGACGGCGTCCCGCGCGGCGCGGGGATGACGGCCTCGACGGCGATCTCGTCCGGGGCGAGGGCGTTCTGGAACGGGCCGAGCACGAACTCGCGCGCCGGGATGCTCCGCCGTCCGTCCAGCCCGGCCGCGACGATCGAGCCGTCGAGGGCCAGCACCACCGACGCCCAGTCGCCCTGCGGGTCGGCGTGGCACAGCGACCCGACGAGCGTGCCGCGGTTGCGGACGATCGGGTCGGCGATGAGCGGCGCGGCGGCGGCCATGGTCGGCTGGGTGTCGCGCAGCAGGTCCGACCGTTCCAGCGTCACGTGCCGGCAGAGCGCGCCGACGTGCAGGTTCCCGGCGTCGTCGACCTCGTGGTGGTCGAGCCCCGGGAGGTTGTTGATGTCGACGAGCAGCGCGGGCGCGGCGAAGCGGAGCTTCATCAGCGGCACCAGGCTCTGCCCGCCGGCGAGGACCTTCGCCTCGTCGCCGTGGTCGCGCAGCAGGCCGAGCGCCTCGTCGAGGTCGCGCGGGGCCTCGTAGGAGAACCGGGTCGGGTACATGGGCGTCAGTCCTCCGTCCTCAGTCCTCGTCCGGGACGGCGACCGGCAGGGTGTCCTCCTCGGGCTCCGGCCGCGGCCGCTGGTGCGGCGGCCACGGCCCGGCGACGGGCTGCCCGGCCACCTTGAGGAACCCGATCAGCTGGGGCCACGCCCAGACGGTCGGGCCCGGCCCGTCCTTCGGCGCGTTCTCGACGAGTTCGTACAGCCGCGGGTTGCCCCGGCTGTGCCCGTCGGACTCGATCCGCATGACGCGTACCCGCTTCCGCCGTCGATCAGGTGATCGGATGGTCCACCTGGAGGACACGCAGGGCAACGAGCGAATAACCCTTCGCTTAACCGTCGAGGCAGGCCGTGGCGTACCACACGTGGGTGATCTTCGCGGTGGCGTGGGTGATCAGCGCGGATACCGGGTAACCGCCGCTTGGTGGCCGGTTCGCGGCCCGAAAATCGAGGGGATGTGGTCCCGGTGTCCGAAGTGTCCCGGCTTCCGGTGGTCGTCAGCGAGAACTGGGATTGGCAGATGCGCGGGGCGTGCCGGGGGATG
This genomic window contains:
- a CDS encoding xanthine dehydrogenase family protein subunit M, whose product is MYPTRFSYEAPRDLDEALGLLRDHGDEAKVLAGGQSLVPLMKLRFAAPALLVDINNLPGLDHHEVDDAGNLHVGALCRHVTLERSDLLRDTQPTMAAAAPLIADPIVRNRGTLVGSLCHADPQGDWASVVLALDGSIVAAGLDGRRSIPAREFVLGPFQNALAPDEIAVEAVIPAPRGTPSGGYLKLERRVGDFATVGVAVAVDTTTDGRVSRAGIALTGVGGATIECADAAAALVGGPLTAETIEEAATLAAAAARPKSDHRGSAAYKRHVVHTFVVRALEGTTR